Proteins found in one Limnobaculum xujianqingii genomic segment:
- a CDS encoding CDP-alcohol phosphatidyltransferase family protein has protein sequence MTLYDLKPRFQALLRPLLKRLFRAGVTANQVTLAALIASVAIGVLLFFFPRPVLFLILPIFLFIRMALNAIDGLLAREYNQKSKLGALLNETGDVISDAALYLPFALLPGATPWQVLLAVLLSILTEFCGVLAQTIGASRRYDGPMGKSDRALIFGAYALAIFIWPVCMEWSWILFSVVSVLLVWTCLNRCRRALAEVNS, from the coding sequence ATGACTCTATACGATCTTAAGCCACGGTTTCAGGCTTTATTGAGACCTCTGTTAAAGCGTCTTTTTCGCGCTGGTGTAACGGCTAATCAGGTTACGCTGGCCGCCTTGATAGCATCGGTTGCTATCGGAGTGCTGCTCTTCTTTTTTCCTCGTCCGGTTCTATTTCTGATTCTTCCCATATTCCTGTTTATTCGTATGGCGCTAAATGCCATTGATGGTTTACTAGCTCGGGAATATAACCAAAAATCAAAACTGGGCGCATTGCTAAATGAAACTGGTGACGTGATTTCTGATGCTGCGCTCTATTTGCCTTTTGCGCTGTTGCCGGGTGCAACGCCGTGGCAGGTTTTGCTGGCGGTATTGTTGTCTATTCTGACCGAATTTTGCGGCGTACTGGCTCAAACGATTGGTGCCTCAAGACGTTATGATGGGCCAATGGGGAAAAGTGACCGAGCACTGATTTTTGGTGCCTATGCTCTGGCTATTTTTATTTGGCCAGTGTGTATGGAATGGAGTTGGATACTGTTTTCTGTGGTATCTGTTTTATTGGTATGGACCTGCCTGAATCGCTGTCGCAGAGCATTGGCAGAGGTTAACTCATAA
- a CDS encoding bifunctional alpha/beta hydrolase/class I SAM-dependent methyltransferase, whose translation MSLAQPRTATENWFKTSDGTELFYRCWPQHEGIADKVIVLFHRGHEHSGRLQHIVDELNMPNVPMYAWDARGHGKTAGERGYSPSIGTSVRDVDEFVRYVSADSGVPMENVIVIAQSVGAVLAATWAHDYAPKIRGLILASPAFKVKLYVPFARAGLGLMKSFRGLFYVNSYVKGKYLTHDQERVDSFNQDPLITRAIAVNILLELYSTSERIVADASAITIPTQLLISGDDYVVHHKPQHQFYQRLNTSVKEKHILSGFYHDTLGEKDRHLAFDKIRAFIDKLFTIAPQRHDYSEEDRWSANADKYRELMAPLPHYSIKRYYYRGLTSAMSSLGKASKGVRLGFETGFDSGSTLDYVYRNQPEGSNSFGRFIDKQYLNSIGWRGIRQRKINIETLIRQAIGDLKQRNMPVRIVDIAAGHGRYVLDAIGDAQDVESILLRDYSELNVEQGKKMIAERHLSEKADFVVGNAFDRQSLAELNPNPTLGIVSGLYELFPENKDVQASLLGLADTIPEGGLLVYTGQPWHPQLEMIARSLTSHQSGKPWVMRCRTQGEMDSMVEHAGFEKKIQLIDDWGIFSVSIAVRVK comes from the coding sequence ATGAGTTTAGCGCAACCTCGGACCGCAACGGAGAATTGGTTTAAAACTTCTGATGGAACGGAATTATTCTATCGTTGCTGGCCTCAGCATGAAGGCATTGCCGATAAAGTCATTGTGCTTTTCCATCGTGGACATGAACACTCCGGCCGTTTACAGCACATTGTTGATGAACTGAATATGCCAAATGTTCCGATGTACGCATGGGATGCCCGAGGCCATGGTAAAACAGCGGGGGAGAGGGGCTATAGCCCAAGCATAGGAACGTCAGTACGAGATGTGGATGAGTTTGTACGCTATGTTTCCGCAGACAGCGGTGTGCCGATGGAAAACGTCATCGTGATTGCACAGAGTGTTGGTGCGGTACTGGCTGCTACCTGGGCTCATGATTATGCGCCAAAAATTCGGGGACTGATTCTGGCTTCTCCGGCATTTAAGGTCAAACTGTATGTTCCGTTTGCCCGGGCTGGATTGGGGTTAATGAAGAGCTTCCGCGGTTTGTTCTATGTGAACTCCTATGTTAAAGGAAAATATCTGACTCACGATCAAGAGCGGGTTGACTCTTTTAATCAGGATCCGCTGATCACCCGGGCTATTGCGGTCAATATACTGTTGGAGTTGTACAGCACTTCTGAACGCATTGTAGCAGACGCCTCTGCGATCACTATTCCAACCCAGTTACTGATCTCCGGCGATGATTATGTGGTACATCATAAGCCTCAACATCAGTTCTATCAGCGCTTGAATACCTCGGTTAAAGAGAAGCATATTCTGAGTGGATTTTATCACGATACATTAGGTGAGAAAGATCGCCATTTGGCATTTGATAAAATTCGGGCCTTCATCGATAAGTTATTCACTATAGCACCCCAACGCCACGATTATAGTGAAGAGGATCGCTGGAGTGCCAATGCGGACAAGTATCGTGAGTTAATGGCTCCATTGCCGCATTATTCGATAAAACGTTACTATTATCGCGGGCTCACGTCAGCCATGTCCTCTTTGGGCAAAGCATCAAAAGGTGTACGTCTCGGTTTTGAAACTGGTTTTGATTCAGGCAGTACGCTGGATTATGTTTATCGTAATCAGCCGGAAGGCAGTAATAGCTTTGGGCGTTTTATTGATAAACAGTACCTGAATAGCATTGGCTGGCGAGGAATTCGTCAACGTAAGATAAATATTGAAACCTTAATTCGTCAGGCCATTGGCGATCTTAAACAGCGTAATATGCCGGTACGTATTGTTGATATTGCCGCAGGCCACGGTCGTTATGTATTGGATGCGATAGGGGATGCGCAGGATGTTGAGTCTATCCTTCTGCGGGATTACAGTGAATTGAATGTGGAACAAGGCAAAAAGATGATTGCCGAGCGCCATCTGTCAGAGAAGGCTGATTTCGTCGTGGGTAATGCTTTCGACCGTCAAAGTCTGGCTGAATTGAATCCAAATCCAACACTGGGAATCGTTTCCGGATTATATGAGCTATTTCCTGAGAATAAAGATGTTCAGGCTTCATTATTAGGGCTGGCAGATACCATCCCTGAAGGTGGATTGCTGGTATATACCGGTCAACCATGGCATCCACAGCTTGAAATGATAGCTCGCTCCCTCACCAGTCATCAAAGCGGGAAGCCTTGGGTCATGCGTTGTCGTACACAGGGAGAGATGGACAGTATGGTAGAACATGCCGGATTTGAGAAAAAAATTCAGTTGATTGATGACTGGGGAATTTTCAGTGTTTCAATTGCAGTACGGGTTAAATAG
- the prfH gene encoding peptide chain release factor H: MILLQISSAQGPDECCLAVGKALKQLIKEANAINVQVECLETEPSRRPDGFRSVLISLSGTAATQLADNWCGSILWICSSPYRPNHERKNWFIGIAQFEQNNPKLESEIQFESLRASGPGGQHVNKTDSAIRATHIATGISVKVQSERSQHANKRLAILLIAHRLEQLRQQAGAELKAERRMFHHQIERGNPLRVFKGMNFKSV; this comes from the coding sequence ATGATACTATTGCAGATCTCTTCTGCTCAGGGGCCAGATGAATGCTGTCTGGCCGTTGGCAAAGCGCTAAAACAATTGATAAAAGAAGCTAATGCGATAAATGTGCAGGTTGAATGTCTGGAAACTGAGCCCTCCCGACGACCAGATGGATTTCGTTCAGTACTGATTTCCCTTAGCGGAACGGCTGCGACACAGTTGGCTGATAACTGGTGCGGTTCGATATTATGGATATGTAGTAGTCCCTATCGACCTAACCATGAACGTAAGAATTGGTTTATTGGCATTGCTCAATTTGAACAAAACAATCCGAAGTTGGAGAGTGAAATTCAATTTGAATCATTACGTGCTTCAGGCCCTGGCGGACAACACGTTAATAAGACTGACTCAGCAATTCGGGCAACTCATATTGCGACAGGAATCAGCGTCAAAGTTCAATCAGAAAGAAGTCAACATGCTAATAAACGCCTGGCGATATTATTGATAGCACACCGTCTGGAACAGTTGCGCCAGCAGGCCGGAGCTGAACTAAAAGCGGAGCGCCGTATGTTCCATCATCAAATAGAACGGGGAAATCCCCTGCGCGTATTTAAAGGAATGAATTTTAAATCAGTATAA
- the endA gene encoding deoxyribonuclease I produces MIGYKWWVSTLSLLFFPLYGLAAKPDAVEPISFSKAKQLAIEIHRDASQSFYCGCSIQWFGRKGVPDLEGCGYQIRKNVERAGRIEWEHVVPAWQFGHQRQCWQKGGRKNCTQDPVYNVIETDLHNLQPAIGEINYDRSNFQFGQWNGPATQYGQCQMKVDFKNKTVEPPERARGMIARTYFYMRDRYHFRLSKQQTELFEVWNMFYPVTEWECERNQRILKVQGNDNPYISTLCEKNEIKLLK; encoded by the coding sequence ATGATTGGGTATAAATGGTGGGTTAGTACCCTCAGTCTGCTTTTTTTTCCATTATATGGGTTGGCAGCAAAACCAGACGCAGTAGAGCCTATTAGCTTTAGTAAGGCAAAGCAGCTGGCAATAGAGATCCACCGGGATGCAAGCCAAAGCTTTTATTGTGGTTGCTCAATTCAGTGGTTTGGCCGCAAAGGCGTACCCGATCTGGAAGGGTGTGGATATCAAATTAGGAAAAATGTTGAACGGGCGGGTCGTATAGAGTGGGAACATGTGGTGCCTGCCTGGCAGTTTGGTCATCAGCGGCAATGCTGGCAAAAAGGCGGTAGAAAAAATTGCACGCAAGATCCGGTATATAACGTAATAGAAACCGACCTGCATAATTTACAGCCAGCCATTGGCGAAATTAATTACGATCGTTCTAATTTTCAGTTTGGCCAGTGGAATGGTCCTGCAACTCAGTATGGACAATGCCAAATGAAAGTAGATTTTAAGAACAAAACGGTGGAACCACCAGAGAGAGCACGGGGTATGATTGCCCGAACCTATTTTTATATGCGCGATCGCTATCATTTCCGTTTGTCAAAGCAACAAACAGAACTGTTCGAAGTTTGGAATATGTTTTATCCCGTGACAGAATGGGAATGCGAACGGAATCAACGCATATTGAAGGTTCAGGGTAATGACAATCCATATATCTCGACATTATGTGAAAAAAACGAGATAAAATTACTTAAATAG
- a CDS encoding RNA ligase RtcB family protein produces the protein MGNFIRPLSERVSYIASDDTWIESNAIQQLNTTASLPDMVQVVGMPDLHPGRGYPVGAAFFSVNRFYPALVGNDIGCGMGLWQTTIQTKRPNLDKLEKSISRMRDFASSEWLQQHLPDEMMNSPFSDALGSVGGGNHFAELQQVDQVYHPDITNQLGLIPQQLQLLVHSGSRGLGQAILRRHVERFNHGGVITGSPEAKEYLNEHHQALSFAELNRRLIAQRLLEQIKTTGECLLDINHNLVEAAQINGANGWLHRKGASPANKGPVIIPGSRGNYSYLVMPTLSDISLHSLAHGAGRKWMRTECKGRLSERFSPIQLSRTELGSRVICQDRQLIYEEAPQAYKSIETVIDSMVGAGLIKILARLKPVLTYKTSGGKSE, from the coding sequence ATGGGCAATTTTATTCGTCCTTTATCTGAACGCGTATCTTATATCGCGTCGGATGACACCTGGATCGAAAGCAACGCGATCCAACAATTAAATACAACCGCCTCACTGCCGGATATGGTTCAGGTAGTAGGCATGCCAGACCTGCATCCCGGCAGAGGCTATCCGGTTGGTGCAGCATTTTTTTCAGTAAACCGTTTTTATCCCGCTTTAGTGGGTAATGATATTGGCTGTGGAATGGGCTTATGGCAAACCACCATACAAACTAAACGGCCAAATCTGGATAAGTTAGAAAAAAGTATTTCTCGCATGAGAGACTTTGCCAGCTCAGAATGGCTACAGCAGCATCTCCCTGATGAAATGATGAACTCGCCTTTTTCTGATGCTCTCGGTTCTGTTGGCGGTGGAAACCACTTTGCAGAGTTACAGCAGGTAGATCAGGTTTATCATCCTGATATAACCAATCAATTAGGGCTGATCCCACAACAACTTCAGCTATTAGTGCATAGCGGATCGCGAGGATTAGGTCAGGCAATTTTACGTCGTCATGTTGAACGCTTTAACCATGGGGGTGTAATAACAGGTTCTCCCGAAGCGAAAGAATACCTGAATGAGCATCATCAGGCTCTAAGCTTTGCCGAACTAAATCGCCGCCTTATAGCTCAACGACTGCTGGAACAAATCAAGACAACCGGAGAATGTCTGTTGGATATTAACCATAATCTGGTTGAAGCAGCACAGATTAATGGGGCTAATGGCTGGCTGCACCGTAAAGGTGCCAGCCCTGCCAATAAGGGACCGGTGATTATACCGGGCTCACGCGGCAATTATAGCTACCTGGTCATGCCAACATTATCAGATATCAGTCTTCACTCACTGGCTCACGGTGCGGGTAGAAAATGGATGCGGACTGAGTGTAAAGGCCGCTTGTCTGAGCGTTTTTCTCCGATTCAGTTAAGCCGTACTGAATTAGGAAGCCGGGTTATCTGTCAGGATCGCCAACTGATTTATGAAGAAGCGCCACAGGCTTATAAATCGATTGAGACTGTGATCGATAGCATGGTTGGAGCAGGATTAATCAAAATTCTGGCGCGGCTGAAACCTGTTTTAACCTATAAAACCAGTGGAGGGAAAAGCGAATGA
- the copC gene encoding copper homeostasis periplasmic binding protein CopC produces the protein MYLRLPHLLASLLVILFSLTSPLVLAHAHLKQQMPAAESILTTSPKEISLKYSEGIEVKFSKIELLDPNNKVIPTDNLFLDATDNTRMVAPLKASLPVGQYTVNWHVVSVDGHKTKGKFQFIVKPD, from the coding sequence ATGTATCTTCGTTTGCCCCACTTATTGGCTTCCCTGTTAGTTATATTATTCAGTTTAACCTCACCATTGGTACTGGCCCATGCCCATCTGAAACAGCAAATGCCCGCAGCAGAAAGTATCCTGACAACGTCACCAAAAGAAATATCATTAAAGTATTCAGAAGGTATCGAAGTAAAATTCAGCAAAATTGAGTTACTCGATCCAAATAACAAAGTAATACCTACTGATAACTTGTTTTTGGATGCTACTGATAACACCCGTATGGTCGCACCGCTAAAAGCCTCACTGCCAGTTGGGCAATATACTGTCAACTGGCACGTAGTCTCTGTTGATGGCCATAAGACTAAAGGCAAATTTCAGTTTATAGTAAAGCCTGATTAA
- a CDS encoding YceK/YidQ family lipoprotein yields MVKKIMVLVMLSSFLCGCGSFASRFEGGYHDEYYSGVKYSVHQADRGYGFYYLDVPFSFIFDTVMLPADIIRIESTH; encoded by the coding sequence ATGGTTAAGAAGATTATGGTATTGGTTATGCTCTCTTCATTTCTCTGTGGTTGTGGTAGCTTTGCCAGTCGCTTTGAGGGCGGATACCATGATGAATATTATTCAGGCGTGAAATATTCAGTACATCAGGCTGACAGAGGTTATGGGTTTTACTATCTTGACGTTCCCTTTTCTTTTATCTTTGATACTGTGATGTTACCAGCAGATATTATTCGGATAGAATCAACTCATTAA
- the leuE gene encoding leucine efflux protein LeuE, giving the protein MLENLGVINLWTYVIGVIFITLIPGPNSIFVLTSSARHGVKEGYKASFGVFLGDATLIFLAFIGVASLVRTSPLFFSIVKYAGAAYLLYLGGRILYTTLIKREGHTVAETPKATKEHTFRKALLLSLTNPKTIIFYVSFFVQFVSPDYPNTAVPFFILGSILEAFSMLYLSVLIFGGATLASMFRQRYGLAKLSNGCIGTLFLAFGLKLALATS; this is encoded by the coding sequence ATGCTTGAAAATTTAGGTGTAATAAACCTCTGGACTTATGTTATTGGTGTAATTTTCATTACATTAATACCCGGACCTAATTCTATTTTTGTACTGACCAGTAGCGCTAGACATGGCGTAAAAGAAGGCTATAAAGCTTCTTTTGGCGTGTTTTTGGGCGATGCTACCTTGATTTTTCTGGCATTTATTGGTGTCGCTTCACTGGTTCGCACATCACCACTATTCTTTAGCATTGTTAAATATGCCGGAGCGGCCTATTTACTCTATCTGGGTGGACGCATTCTCTATACGACTTTAATCAAAAGAGAAGGGCATACCGTAGCTGAAACGCCAAAAGCGACCAAAGAGCATACTTTTAGAAAAGCGCTGTTATTAAGTTTAACCAATCCTAAAACGATTATCTTTTATGTTTCCTTCTTTGTTCAGTTTGTTAGTCCTGACTATCCCAATACGGCAGTTCCTTTCTTTATTTTGGGTAGCATATTAGAAGCATTTAGTATGTTGTATCTTTCTGTCTTGATTTTTGGTGGGGCTACACTGGCTTCTATGTTCCGCCAGCGTTATGGACTGGCTAAACTATCCAACGGATGTATCGGTACATTATTTTTGGCATTTGGACTTAAGTTAGCATTAGCAACTTCCTGA
- the tatA gene encoding Sec-independent protein translocase subunit TatA → MAGISITKLLIIGALIVLLFGTNKLRTLGSDLGAAIKGFKKAMDNDTPSADVTNEAAPQVENKK, encoded by the coding sequence ATGGCTGGTATAAGCATTACTAAATTGTTGATCATCGGTGCGCTGATTGTTCTGTTATTTGGTACTAACAAGTTACGTACATTAGGTAGTGATTTGGGTGCGGCAATTAAAGGCTTTAAAAAAGCGATGGATAATGATACGCCATCCGCAGATGTAACCAATGAAGCGGCTCCACAGGTAGAAAATAAAAAGTAA
- a CDS encoding phosphatase PAP2/dual specificity phosphatase family protein: MNELTLNPDSRRQLWLRAGIWLLFLAPFFFLTYGQVNQFTATRDDVGVLAFSWESSIPFWPWTIVPYWSIDLLYGISLFICTSRRELMVHGLRLAVASVAACVGFLLFPLRFSFVRPVSDGMFGWLFQQLEMFDLPYNQAPSLHIILLWLLWLRFYPHTSSKWRWLLHSWFTLIGISVLTTWQHHFIDVITGLFVGVIISYALPVASRWRWQPSQDPFARRLAVYYSSAALVLTTLACWLGSGFWILIWPAVALLMVALGYSGLGSAIFQKNAAGNMSPSARLLLAPYQIGAWCSFRYFSAKYDRNNQITEGILLGSYPRHNVSANAVLDMTSEWQRSARIPAVAYIACPQLDLLAPSEEELQHSVQALNELYPHGQVLVHCALGLSRSAIVIAAWLLQQQRVTSVEEAEAMIRQARPKIIFRESHLNVLNCWAKRYLV; the protein is encoded by the coding sequence ATGAATGAACTAACGTTAAATCCAGACTCTCGCCGGCAGCTTTGGTTACGTGCTGGTATCTGGCTGCTGTTTTTGGCACCTTTCTTCTTTTTAACCTATGGACAGGTGAATCAATTTACTGCAACGCGAGATGATGTTGGAGTACTGGCATTTAGCTGGGAATCATCAATTCCTTTTTGGCCATGGACCATTGTTCCTTACTGGAGCATTGATCTGTTGTATGGCATTTCACTGTTTATTTGTACTTCTCGTCGTGAGCTGATGGTGCATGGCCTGCGTCTGGCTGTTGCTTCCGTTGCGGCTTGTGTCGGTTTTTTGCTTTTTCCGTTGAGATTTAGTTTTGTCAGGCCGGTAAGTGACGGTATGTTCGGTTGGCTATTTCAGCAATTGGAGATGTTCGATCTTCCCTATAATCAGGCCCCGTCACTGCATATAATTCTGCTTTGGTTGCTCTGGTTGCGCTTCTATCCCCATACTTCTTCAAAGTGGCGTTGGCTGTTACACAGTTGGTTTACCTTAATCGGTATCTCAGTGTTGACCACCTGGCAGCATCATTTTATTGATGTGATTACCGGATTATTTGTCGGCGTTATTATTAGTTATGCCTTACCTGTCGCTTCCCGTTGGCGCTGGCAACCAAGTCAGGATCCTTTTGCCCGTCGATTAGCGGTTTATTACTCTTCCGCAGCCTTAGTTTTAACAACTCTGGCCTGTTGGTTGGGAAGTGGTTTTTGGATACTGATATGGCCAGCGGTTGCATTGCTGATGGTGGCATTAGGCTATAGCGGGTTGGGAAGTGCGATTTTTCAAAAAAATGCGGCGGGTAATATGTCACCTTCGGCACGTCTGCTACTAGCGCCTTATCAAATTGGAGCATGGTGTTCATTCCGTTATTTTAGTGCTAAATACGATCGAAATAATCAGATTACTGAAGGGATCCTGCTAGGCAGTTATCCACGCCACAATGTGTCGGCAAATGCCGTGCTGGATATGACTTCGGAGTGGCAAAGAAGTGCTCGTATTCCAGCGGTTGCCTATATTGCTTGCCCGCAGCTTGATTTACTGGCACCGAGTGAAGAGGAACTACAGCATTCCGTACAGGCGCTTAATGAGCTATATCCCCATGGACAAGTGTTAGTACATTGTGCATTGGGGTTATCACGTAGTGCAATTGTGATAGCAGCCTGGTTGTTACAGCAACAGAGAGTGACCAGTGTTGAAGAGGCTGAGGCGATGATTCGTCAGGCACGCCCAAAGATTATTTTTAGAGAGTCTCACCTGAATGTTCTGAATTGCTGGGCTAAGCGTTACTTAGTTTAA
- a CDS encoding lysophospholipid acyltransferase family protein: protein MNRLLRLLFVVVIAYPVVLAWLGVSVANRKRLPTKGPGIIIANHNSHLDLLTLLTLFPLSKVHLVHPAAAADYFLKNRWVAWFATRVVGIIPVVRGGDPKQSDPLAGCVQALQEGKILVLFPEGTRGEPERLSEFKSGLWYLCQQFPEVPVTPVFMHGLGRAMGKGQWIPVPFFIDVYVDEPVYCRSDKSVFISDLKQRFESLQNNAQGR, encoded by the coding sequence ATGAACCGACTATTGCGTTTACTGTTTGTGGTGGTAATTGCTTATCCGGTGGTGTTGGCATGGTTGGGGGTTTCCGTTGCTAATCGTAAACGCCTACCAACAAAAGGACCGGGAATTATCATTGCTAACCATAATAGTCATTTGGATTTATTAACGTTATTAACGCTATTTCCTCTATCAAAGGTGCATCTGGTGCACCCGGCGGCGGCAGCTGATTATTTTCTGAAAAACCGCTGGGTAGCCTGGTTTGCTACCCGAGTGGTTGGGATAATTCCTGTCGTACGGGGTGGCGATCCAAAACAGAGCGATCCTCTGGCTGGATGCGTTCAGGCACTACAGGAAGGAAAGATATTAGTATTGTTTCCCGAAGGTACCCGTGGAGAACCTGAACGTTTATCTGAATTTAAATCCGGGCTCTGGTATTTGTGTCAGCAATTTCCAGAAGTACCGGTAACCCCAGTATTTATGCATGGGCTGGGGCGAGCTATGGGGAAAGGACAATGGATACCGGTACCTTTCTTTATTGACGTCTATGTTGATGAGCCTGTTTATTGTCGCTCAGACAAGTCGGTCTTTATATCGGATTTAAAACAGCGATTTGAATCGCTGCAAAATAATGCACAAGGGAGATAG
- a CDS encoding YiiX family permuted papain-like enzyme translates to MTRTRLPILLTALAIIIVASLFIFLPKSYGYQPQSGDIIFHTSRSSQSQAIQLATHSPYSHMGIILFKNKKPYVYEASKQVQYTPLNQWIERGTNGKYVIKRLKHPLTVEQQQQIQKTAQRYANAPYDLSFSWSDERLYCSELVWKIYFNALGMKIGDLQKLREFDLTSSPVKKKLAERYGSSIPLDETVISPDAIFDSPLLTLVGKK, encoded by the coding sequence ATGACCAGAACCAGACTTCCTATCTTACTGACAGCGCTAGCTATTATTATTGTAGCGTCGCTATTTATCTTTCTGCCAAAAAGCTATGGTTATCAGCCACAGTCAGGAGACATCATATTTCACACCTCCCGGTCATCTCAAAGTCAGGCTATTCAATTAGCAACGCATTCGCCTTATAGCCATATGGGGATCATTCTGTTTAAAAATAAAAAACCTTATGTATATGAAGCATCTAAACAAGTGCAATACACACCGTTAAATCAATGGATTGAACGAGGTACCAACGGTAAATATGTGATAAAAAGGCTCAAGCACCCTTTGACGGTCGAACAACAGCAACAAATACAAAAAACCGCACAGCGATATGCCAATGCCCCCTATGATTTGAGTTTTTCATGGTCAGATGAGCGGCTATATTGCTCTGAACTGGTATGGAAAATCTATTTTAATGCGCTTGGCATGAAAATTGGCGATCTGCAAAAATTACGAGAATTTGATCTCACCTCCTCCCCGGTGAAAAAGAAACTGGCAGAACGATACGGTTCATCGATTCCATTGGATGAGACCGTTATATCTCCCGATGCAATATTTGACTCACCACTTTTAACGCTAGTGGGAAAGAAATGA
- a CDS encoding phosphatidate cytidylyltransferase, translated as MSPILIRALIIMFALLIIASITIRVMSLRSPERDWIELRQRINTWWWIVIVFALAISTPRVISLTIFAIISFLALKEYLTLIPTRRTDHMPLLWAYIAIPIQYYWIGIEWYSMFLVFIPVYVFLFLPMRMVLIGNNKDFLHSASMLHWGVMTTVFAISHVAYLTVLPGKPETGPLLVIFLVVLTECNDIAQYLWGKSFGRIKVIPKVSPNKTLEGLVGGVMTTMFLAWLLGGILTPLSGWESVLVGLLIGITGFIGDVVMSAVKRDIGVKDSGKLLPGHGGILDRLDSLIYTAPLFFHILYYLHY; from the coding sequence ATGAGCCCAATACTCATTCGTGCGTTAATCATCATGTTTGCTCTGCTGATTATCGCCAGCATTACTATCCGAGTGATGTCTCTACGTTCACCAGAACGTGACTGGATAGAATTGCGTCAGAGAATTAACACCTGGTGGTGGATTGTTATTGTTTTTGCATTGGCGATTTCCACCCCTCGGGTAATCTCTCTGACGATTTTTGCCATTATTAGTTTCCTGGCGTTAAAAGAGTATCTGACGCTAATACCAACCCGGCGTACCGACCATATGCCTTTATTATGGGCTTATATTGCGATCCCTATTCAGTATTACTGGATTGGCATTGAATGGTACAGCATGTTCCTGGTATTTATTCCGGTTTATGTTTTCTTGTTCCTGCCAATGCGTATGGTGCTGATTGGTAATAATAAAGATTTTCTCCATTCGGCTTCGATGTTGCATTGGGGAGTAATGACAACGGTATTTGCTATTAGTCACGTAGCCTATCTGACAGTGCTGCCCGGTAAGCCTGAAACCGGGCCTTTATTAGTTATTTTTCTGGTGGTTTTGACCGAGTGTAATGACATTGCTCAATACTTATGGGGCAAATCGTTTGGTCGTATCAAAGTGATTCCAAAAGTCAGCCCGAATAAAACCCTGGAAGGTTTAGTGGGTGGGGTGATGACAACCATGTTTTTGGCCTGGTTATTGGGTGGAATATTAACGCCTCTAAGTGGCTGGGAATCAGTGCTGGTTGGATTATTGATTGGTATTACCGGCTTTATAGGTGATGTAGTAATGTCCGCGGTTAAGCGAGATATCGGCGTAAAAGATTCGGGTAAATTACTGCCAGGACATGGTGGTATTTTAGACCGTCTGGATTCACTGATTTATACCGCGCCGCTGTTTTTTCACATTTTATACTATTTACACTATTAA